A region from the Pyrinomonadaceae bacterium genome encodes:
- the ruvB gene encoding Holliday junction branch migration DNA helicase RuvB, giving the protein MPKATRAEEALSAIPTEEDRQYDLSLRPSKLAEYIGQTKAKENLRVYIAAARKRREALDHVLLTGPPGLGKTTLAHIIANEMGAQLRSSSGPAMEKAGDVAALLTTLQEGDVLFIDEIHRLMPVIEEKLYPAMEDFQFDFIIGQGVGARSIKLDIPKFTLVGATTRAGLISAPMRARFGINFHLDFYSHENLETICKRSASILNVELDDSGAQEIAKRARGTPRIVNRLLRRVRDYAEVDYDGRITHEVANDALNRMEVDTYGLDEMDRKLLTTIIEKFEGGPVGVGTLSAAIHEEKDTIEEIIEPYLIQIGFLNRTPRGRMATQLAYQHFGARATGQLRPTLFDSP; this is encoded by the coding sequence ATGCCGAAAGCCACCAGAGCTGAGGAAGCGCTGAGCGCAATTCCGACTGAAGAAGATCGTCAATACGATCTTTCTCTGCGTCCGTCGAAGCTCGCCGAGTACATCGGGCAAACCAAAGCCAAGGAAAATCTGCGCGTCTATATTGCCGCCGCGCGTAAACGTCGTGAAGCGCTCGACCACGTTTTGCTCACCGGTCCGCCGGGGCTGGGCAAAACCACCCTGGCGCACATCATCGCCAACGAAATGGGGGCGCAGCTTCGCTCTTCGTCAGGTCCCGCAATGGAAAAGGCTGGAGACGTCGCGGCGTTGCTGACCACGCTTCAGGAAGGCGACGTGCTTTTCATCGACGAGATTCATCGGCTGATGCCGGTGATCGAAGAAAAACTCTACCCGGCGATGGAAGACTTTCAGTTTGATTTCATCATCGGTCAGGGTGTTGGCGCGCGCTCAATCAAGCTCGACATACCAAAGTTCACGCTCGTCGGCGCGACCACGCGCGCCGGGCTAATCAGTGCGCCCATGCGCGCGCGGTTTGGTATCAATTTTCATCTCGATTTTTATTCCCACGAAAATCTCGAAACGATCTGCAAGCGTTCGGCCAGCATCCTGAACGTCGAACTTGACGATAGCGGCGCCCAGGAGATCGCCAAGCGCGCGCGCGGGACACCGCGCATCGTGAACCGCTTGTTGCGGCGCGTGCGCGATTATGCGGAAGTCGATTACGACGGACGCATTACCCACGAAGTCGCGAACGACGCCCTCAATCGCATGGAAGTTGATACGTACGGTCTCGACGAAATGGACCGTAAGCTGCTGACGACAATCATCGAAAAGTTCGAAGGCGGGCCGGTCGGCGTCGGCACTTTGTCAGCCGCGATTCATGAAGAGAAAGACACGATTGAAGAAATTATCGAACCGTACTTGATTCAAATTGGCTTCCTGAATCGCACCCCCCGCGGCCGGATGGCGACACAACTTGCCTATCAACATTTTGGCGCCCGCGCGACGGGCCAGCTGCGCCCCACGTTGTTTGATTCCCCCTGA
- the ruvA gene encoding Holliday junction branch migration protein RuvA, protein MIAHLSGTLLSKQATNVIVDVGGVGYDVAIPLSTFYDLGEIGEPVQLRVYTHVREDALQLYGFKTARERELFLQLISVNGVGPALAIKLLSGMNADEMIASIRTNNLVRLVAIPGVGRKTAERLVVDLRDKIAALSSPALEEEFAAKAAVEGAPTTTEAMRNDAMSALANLGYQKAAIEKAVKNAVDEGGELSVEVILRRSLRSLAKV, encoded by the coding sequence ATGATCGCTCATCTTTCAGGAACACTGCTTTCCAAGCAGGCGACCAATGTCATCGTCGATGTCGGCGGTGTCGGCTATGACGTCGCGATCCCGCTTTCCACGTTTTATGACCTGGGCGAAATCGGCGAGCCGGTCCAGCTACGTGTTTACACGCACGTGCGTGAAGACGCGCTTCAGCTGTACGGCTTCAAGACCGCCCGCGAGCGCGAACTGTTCCTGCAACTGATTTCCGTGAACGGTGTCGGCCCGGCCCTGGCCATCAAGCTTCTTTCCGGCATGAACGCCGACGAGATGATCGCGTCGATTCGAACCAACAATTTGGTGCGGCTGGTCGCGATTCCCGGCGTCGGGCGAAAGACCGCGGAACGCCTGGTCGTCGATTTGCGCGACAAGATTGCCGCGCTGTCTTCGCCGGCTCTGGAAGAAGAGTTCGCCGCGAAAGCCGCGGTGGAAGGCGCGCCCACGACGACTGAAGCAATGCGAAATGATGCAATGTCGGCGCTGGCGAACCTTGGGTATCAAAAAGCGGCGATTGAAAAGGCGGTGAAGAACGCCGTCGATGAAGGTGGCGAACTTTCCGTCGAAGTAATTCTGCGGCGCAGCCTGAGATCGCTGGCGAAAGTTTAG